From Xanthocytophaga agilis, one genomic window encodes:
- a CDS encoding NUMOD4 domain-containing protein, which translates to MNTEPLHSVSQTSPTLRRSYYTEILSNLSLNDLPSEQWKEIPEYQHYQISNYGRLKSLARRVEMPQGRFRIQTDQIKKVFATRHTNKHLKIEPIHIFCSLCKEGIKKNISVARLVYSLFVEPFDLNDFSKVVSYKDSNGENVHYTNLELLTISEQKYKMFRKGRAQSWRSDQKQAVAQYAMDGKLVATHESIYAAESATGLNTGSIYMAITGRCFSAGGFRWLPIDQKEQAKQTIASGNEKSKVVSPYNQKLWQKLGCPPITPNALPACLNLSMDTMPSEEWKPIYGYETLYEISNLGRVRKKAGWNSARGQKIWLPAQIMHLKYEKRALSIGLTQHQRKRFISITRLVYSHFIEAFDISDRHILILGAENPLDLKISQLKKVTAKEHKQQVHKNRKAAQSL; encoded by the coding sequence ATGAATACAGAGCCATTACATTCAGTTAGTCAGACTTCACCCACGCTGAGAAGATCCTATTATACAGAGATTCTGTCAAATTTGTCGCTCAATGATTTACCTTCTGAACAGTGGAAAGAAATTCCAGAGTACCAACATTATCAGATCTCCAATTATGGCCGGTTAAAATCACTTGCCCGACGGGTTGAAATGCCTCAGGGACGTTTTCGGATACAAACCGACCAGATCAAAAAAGTATTTGCAACCCGGCATACGAATAAGCATCTGAAAATAGAGCCCATCCATATCTTTTGCTCGCTTTGCAAAGAAGGGATCAAAAAGAATATATCAGTGGCTCGCCTGGTCTACTCTCTGTTTGTAGAACCATTTGATCTGAATGACTTTTCCAAAGTGGTTTCCTACAAGGATTCCAATGGAGAAAATGTGCATTATACCAATCTGGAACTATTAACCATCTCTGAGCAGAAATATAAGATGTTTCGTAAAGGACGGGCACAAAGCTGGCGTTCGGATCAGAAACAAGCCGTAGCTCAATATGCTATGGATGGAAAGCTCGTTGCAACGCATGAGAGTATCTATGCCGCAGAGTCAGCTACAGGGCTCAATACTGGAAGTATCTATATGGCCATAACTGGCAGATGCTTTAGTGCTGGAGGTTTTCGCTGGCTCCCGATTGATCAAAAAGAGCAGGCAAAACAGACTATTGCGTCTGGCAACGAAAAAAGTAAAGTTGTTTCTCCCTATAATCAGAAATTATGGCAGAAGTTAGGCTGCCCTCCTATTACTCCCAATGCGTTACCAGCCTGTTTGAATCTATCCATGGATACAATGCCTTCAGAAGAATGGAAACCGATTTATGGGTATGAAACCTTATATGAAATATCCAATCTGGGACGGGTTCGCAAAAAAGCAGGCTGGAATTCGGCCAGGGGACAAAAGATCTGGCTCCCCGCTCAGATTATGCATCTAAAATATGAAAAACGCGCGTTATCCATCGGTCTCACTCAACATCAGAGAAAGCGTTTTATTTCCATTACCAGACTTGTCTACTCTCATTTTATAGAAGCATTTGACATTTCAGATCGCCACATTTTGATTCTGGGAGCAGAGAATCCTCTTGATCTAAAAATCAGTCAGCTAAAAAAGGTAACAGCCAAGGAGCATAAACAACAAGTACATAAAAATCGTAAAGCAGCTCAATCCCTATAA
- a CDS encoding HipA domain-containing protein: MPKCLYCYRELSENQIDYHPKCIKEFFGTKAAPILPYRLSEMEKLAKEAALLSITVPGVQPKLSLGWIKKNLEDGHQGRLTIMDALEGQYILKPQNAQYPQMPENEHLSMKLARLFKIDTVPVNMIRLQSGELCFITKRIDRNPDGSKNHMIDFLQILELANKYMGTMEMLGKTIGELSVNTLLDKLRFFESTVFNYIIGNNDMHLKNYSMLLSDAGWVLSPFYDLINVKMILPKDKEDIALLLGGKKENYNKGYFDILGGVVLKLNEKQINSVYKKLVKWLPEATQLIESSFLDLDRQKAYKELIHKRTSLFI, encoded by the coding sequence ATGCCTAAGTGTTTATATTGTTATAGGGAGTTGAGTGAAAATCAGATCGACTATCATCCAAAGTGTATCAAAGAGTTCTTCGGAACCAAAGCTGCCCCGATTTTACCCTATCGGTTATCCGAAATGGAAAAACTGGCCAAAGAAGCCGCACTCTTATCCATCACAGTGCCGGGAGTTCAACCCAAATTGTCATTGGGGTGGATTAAAAAAAATCTGGAAGATGGCCATCAGGGGCGATTAACGATTATGGATGCGTTAGAGGGACAGTATATTTTGAAACCACAAAATGCGCAGTATCCGCAAATGCCCGAAAATGAGCATCTTTCTATGAAATTAGCCAGATTATTCAAAATTGACACTGTACCTGTCAACATGATTCGATTGCAATCCGGGGAATTGTGTTTTATTACCAAACGAATTGACCGTAACCCGGATGGCTCCAAAAATCACATGATTGATTTTCTGCAAATTCTTGAGCTGGCAAATAAATACATGGGTACTATGGAAATGTTAGGAAAAACTATTGGCGAATTATCTGTAAACACCTTATTGGACAAGTTGCGTTTTTTTGAATCGACGGTTTTCAACTATATCATCGGAAACAACGACATGCACTTGAAAAACTATTCAATGCTGTTATCCGATGCGGGTTGGGTGCTTTCGCCTTTCTACGATCTTATCAATGTGAAAATGATATTGCCAAAAGACAAGGAGGACATAGCTTTACTGTTAGGGGGAAAAAAGGAAAACTACAATAAAGGGTATTTTGACATTTTGGGTGGTGTTGTTTTAAAATTAAATGAGAAACAAATCAATTCAGTGTATAAAAAATTAGTAAAATGGTTGCCTGAAGCTACTCAGTTAATAGAAAGTTCGTTTCTGGATTTGGATCGGCAAAAAGCCTACAAAGAATTAATACATAAACGGACAAGCCTTTTCATATAA
- a CDS encoding HipA N-terminal domain-containing protein: protein MQVMREAIVKYNTIQAGILTEEDSGEYVFVYEKTYAQLYPKQFITFKMPVTIRPYRSKRLFPFFDGLIPEGWLLNIAAESWKVNKNDRMGLLLACCQNAIGAVSVHPVISVDPVMHPVISVPPVIIESNA from the coding sequence ATGCAAGTCATGCGAGAAGCGATAGTTAAATACAATACTATACAGGCAGGAATTTTGACAGAAGAAGACAGTGGCGAGTATGTCTTTGTGTATGAGAAAACGTATGCACAACTCTATCCTAAGCAATTCATTACCTTTAAAATGCCAGTAACTATCAGGCCATACAGAAGCAAAAGGCTGTTTCCGTTTTTTGATGGACTGATTCCTGAAGGATGGCTATTAAATATAGCAGCTGAAAGCTGGAAAGTTAATAAAAATGATCGTATGGGGCTTCTTCTTGCCTGTTGTCAGAATGCTATTGGTGCAGTAAGTGTCCATCCTGTCATAAGTGTTGATCCTGTCATGCATCCTGTCATAAGTGTTCCTCCTGTAATTATAGAAAGCAATGCCTAA
- a CDS encoding helix-turn-helix domain-containing protein, producing the protein MKELSDFVKSKRKQLGLTQEEFAERAGVALTVIRKIEQGKQNLSVSKVNQVLELFGHILGPININPKY; encoded by the coding sequence ATGAAGGAATTATCTGACTTTGTCAAGAGCAAACGAAAGCAATTGGGTCTGACCCAGGAAGAATTTGCCGAAAGGGCAGGGGTTGCTCTGACTGTAATTAGAAAGATTGAACAAGGAAAGCAGAACCTGAGTGTGTCAAAGGTAAATCAGGTACTAGAGCTATTTGGCCATATTTTGGGTCCCATCAATATAAACCCTAAATACTGA
- a CDS encoding ATP-binding protein gives MNQDKMNEDKLMYPEHQNELLISQLFDSQPDSVVWFIPVFSDLDRSKQDLPSMLSTSSHTNLDSNQHSDLQHKPFPDRTVHQFNISIDRTDSADKTESAGVTDILVGNDLRIVTDFQVAYCNAAACRILNANREQVLHSSVLETPLMDPVSRSRIFEQCLQVWNSGEHSEFTYHSPLLDRYFNVQRSKVNNGVLSITRDRTELVKAQMEKERQTQLLNNLLEHSPYGAALYESVRDTKGEIVDFRMKIGNRKCSEITGFTLEELYTYSVRELIALRQGTSHFFDICRQVVEQDKTEYLEYYSIHLKKWIAYSFVKFADGYLLNYIDISQTKLQEQINQQQTLLLDSILDASQNGIFAYQAVRDRDGEMVDFEIIKVNKSFSRILGISQQAAEGKKYSTVFPGILDSELFQINCQVLQSGKAAQTEFYYKRDAFQGWFHLSIAPLGENGLVQTFIDITESRRDKLSLEASAIQLQTVIDSTQTGIFLAKPVWSQEGTIIDFRFKTVNKALASYASSPINQLIGRLHGECFPVYFSNGVFEKYCQVWLTREPIRFEQNYLTEEFDVWMDVSARKLDEDLLVTFHDFTSVKKLQQQQEHLLTDLKHSNEDLLEANQLLARSNENLEQFASIASHDLQEPLRKVQSFGNLLQSQYGAQLGEGIQFLQRMQSAANRMSILIRDLLTFSKISTQKDSLAPVPLNQVINSVLIELELLMEETQARIQVDPLPVIEGDASQLAQLFQNLLSNALKFHKPDVAPFIEVKYQLISASALPIAGRINRNSKQYLQHYHRIEVSDNGIGFEPAYAERIFQMFQRLHSKQEYSGTGIGLAICEKVVTNHGGTIMASSELGKGATFTLFFPAF, from the coding sequence ATGAACCAAGATAAGATGAATGAAGATAAGTTGATGTATCCCGAGCACCAAAACGAATTATTAATTTCACAGCTATTTGATAGTCAGCCTGATTCCGTAGTCTGGTTTATACCTGTCTTTTCAGACTTGGATAGAAGTAAGCAAGATCTGCCTAGTATGCTGTCAACATCTTCCCATACGAACCTGGACAGCAATCAGCATAGTGATCTGCAACACAAGCCTTTTCCTGATCGGACTGTTCACCAGTTCAACATATCCATTGACAGGACAGACTCAGCTGATAAAACAGAATCAGCTGGTGTAACGGATATACTTGTAGGAAACGATTTACGTATAGTAACTGATTTTCAGGTAGCCTATTGCAATGCTGCCGCCTGTCGAATTTTGAATGCAAACCGGGAGCAGGTTTTGCATTCTTCTGTATTGGAAACACCATTAATGGACCCTGTTTCCCGAAGTCGTATTTTTGAACAGTGTCTGCAGGTGTGGAATAGTGGTGAGCATAGTGAATTTACCTATCACAGCCCTTTATTGGACCGGTATTTTAATGTACAGCGAAGTAAGGTTAATAATGGCGTTTTAAGCATTACCCGTGACCGTACCGAACTGGTAAAAGCTCAGATGGAAAAAGAACGGCAGACACAACTTTTGAATAATCTGCTAGAACATTCTCCTTATGGAGCTGCTCTTTATGAATCGGTCAGGGATACAAAAGGAGAGATAGTTGATTTTAGAATGAAGATTGGTAATCGGAAATGCTCCGAAATTACAGGGTTTACGCTAGAGGAGCTTTATACCTATTCGGTCAGAGAATTAATTGCATTGCGTCAGGGTACTTCTCATTTTTTTGACATTTGCCGTCAGGTCGTCGAGCAGGACAAAACCGAATACCTGGAATATTATTCTATCCATCTGAAAAAATGGATAGCCTATTCTTTTGTTAAATTTGCAGACGGATATCTGCTCAATTATATTGACATTTCCCAAACCAAGTTACAAGAGCAAATCAACCAGCAGCAGACCCTCTTGCTTGATAGTATATTGGATGCCTCCCAAAATGGTATCTTTGCCTATCAGGCAGTGAGAGATAGGGATGGGGAGATGGTAGACTTTGAAATTATCAAAGTCAATAAGTCCTTTAGCCGTATATTGGGAATAAGCCAGCAAGCAGCAGAAGGTAAAAAATACTCAACAGTTTTTCCTGGTATTCTGGATTCAGAACTCTTCCAAATCAACTGCCAGGTGCTCCAAAGCGGTAAAGCTGCCCAAACGGAATTTTACTACAAAAGAGACGCTTTTCAGGGATGGTTTCATCTTTCCATTGCTCCGTTAGGCGAAAATGGGTTGGTTCAGACTTTTATTGATATTACCGAAAGCAGGCGTGACAAGCTCTCACTTGAAGCCTCAGCCATTCAGTTGCAAACTGTCATTGATAGCACCCAAACAGGTATCTTTCTGGCTAAGCCGGTTTGGAGCCAGGAAGGCACTATTATTGATTTTCGTTTTAAAACTGTCAATAAAGCCCTTGCCAGCTATGCCTCCAGTCCTATAAACCAACTTATAGGTAGGCTTCATGGAGAGTGTTTTCCGGTATATTTTAGCAATGGGGTATTTGAAAAGTATTGTCAGGTATGGCTTACCAGAGAACCGATCCGTTTTGAACAGAATTATCTGACTGAAGAGTTCGATGTTTGGATGGATGTGTCGGCCAGGAAGCTCGATGAGGATTTGCTCGTTACCTTTCATGACTTTACGTCTGTCAAAAAGTTGCAGCAGCAACAAGAGCACTTGCTAACGGATTTGAAACATTCCAATGAAGATCTCTTGGAAGCCAATCAATTACTGGCTCGCTCCAATGAAAATCTGGAGCAGTTTGCATCGATTGCTAGCCATGATCTGCAGGAGCCCCTTCGAAAGGTGCAATCTTTTGGTAATCTGTTGCAAAGCCAGTATGGCGCTCAGTTAGGCGAAGGCATTCAATTCCTACAACGCATGCAATCGGCGGCCAACCGGATGTCGATTCTGATCAGAGATCTACTCACCTTCTCAAAAATCTCGACTCAAAAAGACAGTTTAGCACCTGTTCCTTTAAACCAGGTGATCAATTCAGTTCTTATTGAGCTGGAGCTACTCATGGAGGAAACCCAAGCCCGTATTCAGGTTGATCCTTTACCAGTTATTGAGGGGGATGCTTCCCAGTTAGCACAACTGTTTCAGAATCTGCTTTCTAATGCGCTCAAATTTCACAAGCCGGATGTAGCCCCTTTCATAGAAGTAAAGTATCAGCTGATTTCCGCTTCGGCCTTACCCATTGCAGGTAGAATAAACCGCAATAGCAAACAATACCTTCAACACTATCACCGGATTGAGGTCTCAGACAATGGAATTGGATTTGAGCCCGCGTATGCCGAGCGGATCTTTCAGATGTTCCAGCGCTTACACAGCAAGCAGGAGTACAGCGGAACAGGAATTGGATTGGCAATCTGTGAGAAAGTGGTGACTAATCATGGCGGAACTATCATGGCAAGTAGTGAACTAGGTAAGGGAGCTACATTCACTCTCTTTTTTCCTGCTTTCTAG
- a CDS encoding redoxin domain-containing protein — MKLVQNLSAPVFRLKDIYGRMIDLEEYKDKKVFVGFFRHAGCPFCNIRVHKLLKVREELLEKGLEMIFFFESPENVLLQSIFHKEISPIPLISDPEKRWYSAYGLEPSSYKATMSHISSFVQTAFKASSLGVPLHAMAEGEAFNTMPAEFLLSEGLIIEQVHYSERLNDRMSVEKIRAFVEKK; from the coding sequence ATGAAACTAGTACAAAATCTTTCTGCGCCAGTATTTAGATTAAAAGATATTTATGGAAGAATGATAGATCTGGAAGAGTATAAGGATAAAAAAGTATTTGTTGGCTTTTTCCGACATGCTGGTTGTCCGTTTTGTAATATTAGAGTTCATAAACTGTTGAAAGTAAGGGAAGAATTACTCGAAAAAGGCCTTGAGATGATTTTTTTCTTTGAATCGCCAGAAAATGTCTTGTTACAAAGTATTTTTCACAAAGAAATTTCCCCAATCCCTTTGATTTCTGACCCTGAAAAAAGATGGTACAGTGCCTATGGACTCGAGCCTTCCAGCTATAAAGCCACTATGAGTCATATTTCTTCTTTTGTACAAACAGCGTTTAAAGCCTCCTCGCTGGGTGTACCGCTACATGCGATGGCTGAAGGAGAGGCCTTTAATACGATGCCTGCTGAATTCCTATTATCTGAAGGCCTCATTATTGAGCAGGTTCATTATTCTGAGCGTTTGAACGATCGTATGAGTGTTGAGAAAATAAGAGCTTTCGTTGAAAAAAAGTAG
- a CDS encoding sensor histidine kinase: MAQKDHKLRITFFIAYLTGALVLLLTGLLAYRSMHMLIDKSKWVNHTNQVLLTTETVLSLLKDAESGQRGYSLTKDSTYLEAYFQGIDSVEYSIIRLESLTKDNPTQQARIPAIRQAVQKKLEVTVQGIELTNTHPEKMNEFYHSKVGKQRMDQIKQLLFIFEQEEKTLLGIRTRELDQSILRAQYSMYWIIISYVLIVLLTFTVIKYLLQKRVEYESQLSLLNEQLQQTNQQLAHTNDELAHTNEELQTTNEELLITNEQLHYSNTELERFAYMASHDLQEPLRKIQVFAHTLKIKHSEALGEGISLLERMQSAANRMSTLIKDLLTLSKLTASQQPLGRVALDQVLHNVLTQLELRIEETAAQIQIDPLPVITGDSLQLEQLFLNLLSNSLKFRLKDIPPYITIHYQKVTKEELPAAVRIGHSSQLYHRIVISDNGIGFEAEYAERIFQVFQRLHSKNEYEGTGIGLAICQKVVLNHQGAIIASSQIGQGATFTLFLPVECPVLKD; the protein is encoded by the coding sequence ATGGCTCAGAAAGATCACAAACTTCGCATCACTTTTTTTATAGCTTACCTGACAGGTGCATTGGTGCTGTTGCTAACCGGACTATTGGCTTACCGAAGCATGCATATGCTTATTGATAAAAGTAAATGGGTCAACCATACCAATCAGGTCTTATTAACTACTGAAACTGTTTTATCCTTGCTCAAAGATGCCGAAAGCGGACAGAGAGGGTACTCGTTAACGAAAGACAGTACCTATCTGGAAGCCTACTTTCAAGGGATTGACTCAGTGGAGTATTCCATTATCAGACTGGAAAGTCTTACCAAAGATAATCCTACCCAGCAGGCCAGGATCCCGGCCATTCGGCAGGCTGTCCAAAAAAAACTAGAGGTTACCGTACAAGGTATTGAATTAACCAATACACACCCTGAGAAAATGAATGAGTTTTATCATTCAAAGGTAGGAAAACAACGAATGGATCAGATCAAACAGTTGCTCTTTATCTTTGAACAGGAAGAAAAAACATTGCTCGGGATACGAACCAGGGAGCTGGATCAATCGATTTTAAGAGCACAATACAGTATGTATTGGATTATTATCTCCTATGTACTCATCGTTCTGTTAACCTTTACGGTGATAAAGTATCTGCTTCAGAAAAGAGTCGAATATGAAAGTCAGCTTAGCCTGCTTAATGAGCAGCTCCAGCAGACTAATCAACAACTGGCTCATACCAATGACGAACTGGCTCACACCAATGAGGAACTACAAACTACCAATGAAGAATTACTTATTACCAATGAACAATTACATTATTCCAATACTGAACTGGAACGATTTGCTTATATGGCCTCACATGATCTGCAGGAACCACTTCGCAAGATTCAGGTTTTCGCTCATACGCTCAAAATCAAACACAGTGAGGCATTAGGTGAGGGCATCTCTCTTCTGGAACGGATGCAATCAGCCGCCAATCGCATGTCAACTTTGATAAAGGACTTGCTTACTTTATCCAAGTTAACTGCTTCTCAACAGCCACTTGGCCGGGTAGCTTTAGATCAGGTACTACACAACGTCTTAACGCAACTCGAACTTCGTATCGAAGAAACTGCTGCCCAAATTCAGATTGATCCGTTGCCTGTTATAACAGGCGATAGCTTACAGCTTGAACAACTGTTTCTAAACCTGTTGAGTAACTCATTAAAATTTCGCCTTAAGGATATACCACCTTATATTACCATTCACTACCAAAAGGTTACAAAAGAAGAGCTTCCAGCTGCAGTACGAATAGGACACAGCTCGCAGTTGTATCACCGTATCGTCATTTCAGATAACGGGATCGGTTTTGAAGCTGAGTATGCCGAGCGTATCTTCCAGGTATTCCAGCGCTTACACAGTAAAAACGAATATGAAGGAACCGGTATAGGACTTGCCATTTGTCAGAAAGTGGTTCTTAACCATCAAGGTGCTATTATTGCTTCAAGCCAGATAGGACAGGGAGCTACCTTTACGCTATTTTTACCTGTAGAATGCCCTGTATTAAAAGATTGA
- a CDS encoding BLUF domain-containing protein has translation MLSQLVYVSSRKSSCTAAEIEKIVASCQKNNASLDITGVLLYSETNFIQYLEGDAKTILSLYDQIKTDPRHGQVRMICYGPVSERAFPSWHMATKALSHSELAFRTDITGQDKQTFQQLLTGQTQSDSRALILLKKFFEPIAQPVKA, from the coding sequence ATGTTATCACAATTGGTTTACGTTTCCTCGCGAAAAAGCAGTTGCACTGCAGCCGAGATCGAAAAAATAGTGGCCTCATGCCAGAAAAACAATGCAAGCCTGGACATCACCGGGGTACTGCTCTATTCGGAAACCAACTTCATTCAGTATCTGGAAGGGGATGCAAAGACAATTCTGAGCCTGTACGACCAGATCAAAACCGATCCACGGCACGGGCAGGTTCGTATGATCTGCTACGGGCCTGTTTCCGAGCGGGCTTTCCCCAGCTGGCATATGGCTACCAAAGCTCTTTCCCACAGTGAACTGGCATTCAGAACCGATATCACCGGCCAGGACAAGCAGACATTCCAACAATTACTGACCGGACAGACTCAATCCGACTCACGGGCACTGATACTGCTTAAAAAGTTTTTCGAACCGATTGCCCAGCCTGTAAAGGCATAA
- a CDS encoding ABC transporter permease, protein MKQSPINPHRKTPPRWAEALLERFCPDQDLEEVQGDLAELYVYWLQTRGKRTADWCYVYNALRLLRPFGRMPLLGKRESSSSMPVHSPVSTSLLAPVSIHSNIPIHPLAIDTIMLRNYLKIALRNLFKNKAYSFINIGGLAVGMCVATLIGLWVYDEVSYDTSHPNYADIAQIRHFSTYPGTGVTTTGESIQIPLGTALKGNYKPYFKHILMTFWAGDFTVSYGDKKIPSYGRFIEPGVIDMLSLKMLNGNASALSDPHSVILSASKAKAIFGNENPINQTLKIDNRIDVTVTGVFEDLPQNTSFGDLEFFAPWDLWVSSNDWVKECVNKWDNSSFTIFVQLAPNTSVETANAAIRNFYARQFPKDFAKDIAKYKPVLFLYPMKQWHLYSEFENGIAVGGRITFVWLFGIIGVFVLLLACINFMNLSTARSEKRAREVGIRKAIGSVRSQLVGQFLGESLLIACLAFVASVVLTVLSLPWFNQLASKDITFPLDKPLFWLVCLVFLLLTGFLAGLYPAFYLSSFQPIKVLKGTLRQGRYAALPRKLLVVVQFTVSVALIIGTIIVYRQIQHAQNRPVGYNREGLIHVPHNDPNYKGRQQVLTSQLINTGMVSDVAYSSSPLTAVWNNSGGYTWTGKDPELASDFSVIRVSHNFGKTVGWQFIAGRDFSKEFSTDSTGVIINEAAARYISPAKSSIQNLIGQTIKYNDNSRSWRVLGIVKDMVMQSPYEPVKRGFFFLDATHRETNRIVLKISPTVSATQALPAIEAVFRRIVPSAAFDYQFVDSEYGRKFSAEQQIGQLASVFAVLAIFISCLGIFGLASFTAEQRRKEIGIRKILGASVGNLWKLLSKDFLVLVVVSCLLATPIAWYFLSRWLQTYTYRIELSWWIFVVAAAAALLITLLTVSYQAIKTALANPVKSLRTE, encoded by the coding sequence ATGAAGCAAAGCCCTATCAATCCACATCGGAAGACCCCGCCCCGCTGGGCGGAAGCGTTACTGGAACGGTTCTGCCCGGATCAGGACCTGGAAGAGGTGCAGGGGGATCTAGCCGAACTGTACGTTTATTGGCTGCAGACCCGTGGCAAGCGGACTGCCGACTGGTGCTATGTCTACAATGCCCTGCGGCTGCTGAGGCCATTCGGACGGATGCCTCTTTTGGGCAAAAGAGAAAGCTCCTCTTCCATGCCGGTTCATTCACCGGTATCTACTTCCCTGCTTGCTCCTGTATCCATCCATTCAAACATACCAATCCATCCACTTGCAATCGACACCATCATGCTGCGCAACTACCTGAAAATCGCCCTTCGTAATCTTTTCAAAAACAAAGCTTATTCTTTCATTAACATTGGCGGACTGGCTGTCGGCATGTGCGTGGCAACGCTCATCGGCTTGTGGGTCTATGACGAAGTGAGCTACGATACCTCCCATCCCAACTATGCCGATATTGCACAGATACGGCATTTCAGCACCTACCCCGGCACAGGAGTTACCACTACAGGCGAATCAATACAAATTCCATTGGGCACCGCGTTGAAAGGTAACTATAAACCCTATTTCAAACACATTCTGATGACATTCTGGGCGGGCGATTTTACTGTTTCATATGGAGACAAAAAGATACCTTCCTACGGCAGGTTCATTGAACCTGGTGTGATTGATATGCTTTCACTCAAGATGCTGAATGGCAACGCATCTGCGCTAAGCGATCCGCATTCGGTGATTCTTTCAGCATCCAAAGCAAAAGCCATTTTTGGCAATGAAAACCCGATCAACCAAACCCTGAAAATTGATAATCGGATAGATGTAACGGTTACGGGCGTGTTTGAAGATTTGCCGCAGAATACCAGCTTCGGCGATTTAGAGTTTTTTGCACCCTGGGACTTGTGGGTCTCCTCTAACGATTGGGTGAAAGAATGCGTCAACAAGTGGGACAACAGTTCGTTTACCATCTTTGTACAACTTGCGCCCAACACCTCTGTCGAAACGGCCAATGCGGCAATCCGAAATTTTTATGCCAGGCAATTTCCCAAAGATTTTGCAAAGGATATAGCCAAATACAAGCCTGTGTTGTTTTTATATCCGATGAAGCAGTGGCATTTGTACTCCGAATTTGAAAATGGCATCGCTGTTGGGGGCCGCATTACCTTTGTCTGGTTGTTTGGTATTATTGGTGTGTTTGTGTTGCTTTTGGCCTGTATCAACTTTATGAATCTGAGTACGGCCCGTAGCGAAAAACGGGCCAGGGAAGTTGGTATTCGCAAGGCCATTGGATCTGTGCGCAGCCAGCTGGTCGGTCAGTTTCTTGGCGAATCGCTTCTGATTGCCTGCTTGGCCTTTGTGGCTTCTGTGGTATTAACTGTACTGTCATTACCCTGGTTTAATCAACTGGCAAGCAAAGACATTACGTTTCCACTTGACAAGCCGCTGTTCTGGCTGGTCTGCCTTGTATTTTTGTTGCTCACTGGTTTTCTGGCAGGACTTTATCCAGCATTTTATCTTTCTTCCTTTCAACCGATCAAAGTGCTCAAGGGCACCCTGCGCCAGGGTCGCTACGCAGCTTTGCCCCGCAAACTATTGGTGGTGGTTCAGTTTACCGTTTCTGTTGCTTTGATCATCGGAACAATTATTGTGTACCGGCAAATTCAGCACGCCCAGAATCGGCCAGTGGGTTACAACCGGGAGGGATTGATTCATGTGCCTCACAATGATCCCAATTACAAAGGCAGGCAGCAGGTACTCACCAGTCAATTGATCAATACAGGAATGGTGTCTGATGTTGCCTATTCGTCCAGTCCGCTCACCGCCGTTTGGAACAACTCGGGCGGCTACACCTGGACAGGCAAAGATCCCGAGCTGGCTTCCGATTTTTCAGTAATCCGGGTTTCCCATAATTTTGGCAAAACCGTAGGCTGGCAGTTTATAGCTGGTCGCGATTTTTCCAAGGAATTTTCCACTGACTCAACCGGTGTGATCATCAACGAAGCTGCCGCCAGATACATTAGTCCGGCTAAGTCCTCAATTCAGAATTTGATTGGTCAAACGATTAAATACAACGACAACAGCCGCTCGTGGCGTGTGCTGGGTATTGTCAAAGATATGGTCATGCAGTCGCCCTATGAGCCGGTCAAGCGAGGTTTCTTTTTCCTGGATGCAACACATAGAGAAACCAATCGCATCGTTCTAAAGATCAGCCCTACAGTAAGCGCCACTCAAGCACTTCCAGCCATCGAAGCAGTGTTCAGACGAATTGTTCCTTCTGCTGCTTTCGATTATCAGTTTGTAGATTCCGAATACGGACGCAAGTTCAGTGCCGAGCAACAAATCGGGCAGCTGGCATCGGTATTTGCGGTTCTAGCCATTTTTATTTCGTGCCTGGGCATCTTTGGACTGGCTTCATTTACAGCCGAGCAGCGCCGAAAGGAAATCGGCATTCGCAAAATTCTCGGAGCCAGCGTAGGGAATCTGTGGAAATTGCTTTCCAAAGACTTTCTCGTGCTGGTTGTTGTCTCTTGTCTGCTGGCAACGCCCATTGCCTGGTATTTTTTAAGCCGATGGTTGCAAACCTATACCTATCGCATTGAACTATCGTGGTGGATTTTTGTGGTGGCTGCCGCAGCGGCGCTGCTCATCACATTGCTCACTGTAAGCTATCAGGCGATCAAAACGGCGTTGGCCAACCCGGTCAAAAGCCTGCGAACCGAATGA